In Candidatus Methylomirabilota bacterium, a single genomic region encodes these proteins:
- a CDS encoding carboxymuconolactone decarboxylase family protein has product MTIQRNARPRLPLLAPDTLDPELRLMLERWQAEGGDPNFILTLARLPETLKRFVAFYSPLVRKGVVEHRTKELARLRLAQLNDCAY; this is encoded by the coding sequence ATGACGATACAACGGAACGCTCGACCGCGACTGCCCCTCCTGGCCCCGGATACCCTCGATCCCGAGCTTCGTCTCATGCTCGAGCGCTGGCAGGCGGAGGGCGGCGATCCGAATTTCATTCTCACCCTCGCGCGCTTGCCGGAAACGCTCAAGCGCTTCGTGGCCTTCTACTCGCCTCTCGTGCGCAAGGGCGTGGTGGAGCACCGCACCAAGGAGCTGGCGCGGCTGCGCCTGGCTCAGCTCAACGACTGCGCCTACTGA
- a CDS encoding phosphotransferase: MESKTHRVPTEESAAEIAHLYFGTPPRRVARFSTGLSGYVYDVAAVSGARCVVRIGTPESRAQFAGARYWSRILRPLGVPLPELLGEGELRGFPYLVLERLAGDDLGTVYSRLTRDDRRAIAGEVCRIQRIVHTLPQGKGFGYAHGHDGPFQDTWASVIDRLLARSRARIEAARQVGTDPVDRVQGQARRFAPYLDSVRPTPFLDDTTTKNVIVHEGQLSGLVDVDWVCFGDPLFTVALTRTALLSMGESLDYTDYWCELLELTLEQHEIIRFYTALFCVDFMSELGQRFNDASVAPLPADHLLRLETILADQLTDA, encoded by the coding sequence ATGGAGAGTAAGACGCATCGGGTCCCCACGGAGGAGAGTGCCGCAGAGATCGCGCATCTGTACTTCGGGACGCCGCCGCGTCGAGTCGCTCGCTTCTCGACGGGGCTTTCGGGCTATGTCTACGACGTCGCTGCCGTCTCCGGCGCTCGCTGCGTGGTCCGGATCGGTACTCCGGAGAGCCGCGCGCAGTTCGCGGGCGCACGCTACTGGTCGCGCATCCTGAGGCCCCTGGGAGTGCCGCTGCCCGAGCTGCTCGGCGAGGGCGAGCTCCGTGGCTTTCCCTATCTTGTCCTGGAGCGACTGGCCGGCGACGACCTGGGGACTGTCTACTCGAGGCTGACCCGAGACGACCGGCGCGCGATCGCGGGCGAGGTCTGCCGCATCCAACGCATCGTCCACACGCTTCCTCAGGGGAAGGGATTCGGATACGCGCATGGCCATGACGGGCCCTTCCAGGACACGTGGGCTTCCGTCATCGACCGGCTGCTCGCGCGGAGCCGCGCGCGCATCGAAGCGGCTCGCCAGGTCGGGACGGATCCCGTTGACCGGGTGCAGGGCCAGGCGCGCCGCTTCGCCCCGTACCTCGACTCCGTCAGGCCGACGCCGTTCCTGGATGACACCACGACCAAGAACGTGATCGTCCACGAGGGACAACTGAGCGGGCTCGTGGACGTGGACTGGGTCTGCTTCGGAGATCCGCTCTTCACGGTGGCCCTCACCCGCACCGCCCTGCTCAGCATGGGAGAAAGCCTCGACTACACCGACTACTGGTGCGAGCTCCTCGAGCTGACTCTCGAGCAACACGAAATCATCCGGTTCTACACGGCCCTCTTCTGCGTGGACTTCATGAGCGAGCTCGGTCAGCGCTTCAACGACGCATCCGTGGCCCCCCTCCCGGCTGACCACCTGCTCCGACTGGAGACAATCCTGGCCGATCAGCTCACTGACGCGTAG
- a CDS encoding DUF1499 domain-containing protein, whose amino-acid sequence MLWITVAVVGLVVMAPLIFKMLTAPRIHDVTTDTEDPPQFVALLTTRQASFNGAAYGGPVVAALQKKGYPDIIPLLLPDPPEQAFPRIEAAARGLGWHIVAAAPPEGRLEATATTPLFRFKDDIVVRVVPALNGSLVDIRSVSRIGRSDLGANAKRVRAFIAALSPADR is encoded by the coding sequence ATGCTCTGGATCACCGTCGCGGTAGTGGGGCTTGTCGTCATGGCCCCGCTCATCTTCAAGATGCTCACGGCGCCCCGCATCCACGACGTCACCACGGATACGGAGGATCCGCCACAGTTCGTGGCGCTCCTCACGACGCGCCAGGCCTCTTTCAATGGAGCGGCGTATGGCGGCCCCGTGGTGGCCGCCCTGCAGAAAAAGGGTTACCCCGACATCATTCCCCTGCTGCTCCCCGATCCTCCCGAGCAGGCCTTCCCGCGCATCGAGGCTGCCGCGCGCGGGCTGGGGTGGCACATCGTCGCCGCGGCACCGCCGGAGGGTCGGCTCGAGGCCACGGCCACCACACCGCTCTTCCGCTTCAAGGATGACATCGTGGTGCGAGTGGTCCCGGCGCTGAATGGAAGCCTGGTGGATATCCGCTCGGTCTCCCGGATCGGCCGCAGCGACCTTGGCGCCAATGCCAAGCGCGTCCGTGCCTTCATCGCCGCCCTCTCACCGGCCGACCGCTGA
- a CDS encoding DUF1344 domain-containing protein: MKKVLTLMVVVAVVALAFAPLAFAADVQGKVKAVDQSGRWLTLEDGLQLMIPASVKVDRQALQPGADVKVSYETQGNQHIVTAIEVRPAAK; the protein is encoded by the coding sequence ATGAAAAAAGTTCTCACGCTGATGGTTGTGGTGGCAGTGGTCGCCCTGGCATTCGCGCCCCTGGCCTTTGCGGCGGATGTGCAGGGCAAGGTGAAGGCCGTGGACCAGAGCGGGCGGTGGCTGACGCTCGAGGACGGCCTCCAGCTCATGATTCCCGCCTCCGTGAAGGTCGACCGCCAGGCTCTCCAGCCCGGCGCAGACGTGAAGGTCAGCTACGAGACCCAGGGCAACCAGCACATCGTCACCGCCATCGAGGTACGCCCCGCGGCCAAGTAA
- a CDS encoding chromate transporter translates to MIAALARLTWTFLWLSVICIGGGLGVVPEMERQVVRHGWVTRQEFIDGYALSQLTPGPSMLVVVFVGYRAHGLVGALLAGTAMFLPVSLLTALIARNWAEIRQRAWAQVAERALTPIGIGLTAAGVYTLARAGLHGVPSVIIAILAGLALWTGRVPAIVPVLAGGVVGWLAAL, encoded by the coding sequence ATGATCGCCGCTCTCGCCCGACTGACCTGGACCTTTCTCTGGCTGTCCGTGATCTGTATCGGCGGGGGTCTCGGCGTGGTGCCCGAGATGGAGCGGCAGGTCGTCCGCCACGGCTGGGTGACTCGCCAGGAGTTCATCGATGGTTACGCGCTCTCCCAGCTCACGCCGGGACCCAGCATGCTGGTCGTCGTGTTCGTCGGCTATCGCGCCCATGGACTCGTGGGCGCGCTCCTGGCGGGAACGGCGATGTTTCTGCCCGTCTCGCTCCTCACGGCCCTGATCGCGCGGAACTGGGCGGAGATTCGTCAGCGCGCGTGGGCGCAGGTGGCCGAGCGGGCGCTGACCCCGATCGGGATTGGTCTCACGGCGGCGGGGGTCTACACCCTCGCGCGCGCGGGCCTCCACGGCGTTCCGTCCGTGATCATCGCCATCCTCGCCGGTCTCGCGCTCTGGACCGGACGGGTGCCGGCCATCGTGCCCGTGCTGGCGGGGGGCGTCGTGGGCTGGCTTGCCGCCCTCTGA
- a CDS encoding cupin domain-containing protein encodes MPSAPELRAVPTVQIDDDHVRVTEWRFAPGAATGWHRHEYAYVVVPMTTGTLAITGPDGPSSAEFVTGQSYTRGAGVEHDVRNANAFEFIFVEVEIKACP; translated from the coding sequence ATGCCCTCCGCTCCGGAGCTCAGAGCCGTGCCGACGGTACAGATCGACGACGATCATGTGCGCGTCACCGAGTGGCGCTTTGCCCCGGGAGCGGCCACGGGCTGGCACCGCCACGAATACGCCTACGTGGTGGTGCCCATGACGACGGGAACGCTGGCCATCACGGGTCCGGACGGCCCTTCGTCGGCCGAGTTCGTGACCGGGCAATCCTACACGCGTGGAGCGGGCGTGGAGCACGATGTCAGGAACGCGAACGCCTTCGAGTTCATCTTCGTCGAGGTCGAGATCAAAGCGTGCCCGTGA
- a CDS encoding alpha-hydroxy acid oxidase: MADKFVTLPEIRKYAKKVLPRDAWNFGDGAAETEMTRKRNRRALDRLAIRQDILVDIREIDLSTRLLGVPMSWPVAVAPMGGLILFHPHGDLEMARGAAQGDTLQFLSGAAGWTVEDVAKASAGPKMFQLYHHGDRAWVANLLARVEATGYHAVVLTVDVQVYGRRERDIVHRFNPREAMSHAPNPRGPDGSYPERLTWDDVAWLKKTTRLPIGIKGIMTVRDAQRAVEAGVELIWVSNHGGRQLDHTQAAIDALPAIADAVAGAVPIVVDGGFDRGTAVLKGLALGATVVAAGRAILWGLAADGAAGVACALGILRRELRTTMALCGQTSVKGLSSDLISRVD; encoded by the coding sequence ATGGCCGACAAATTCGTCACGCTCCCGGAAATCCGGAAGTACGCGAAGAAGGTCTTGCCCCGCGACGCGTGGAACTTCGGCGACGGCGCCGCCGAGACCGAGATGACGCGCAAGCGCAATCGCCGCGCCCTCGATCGGCTGGCCATACGCCAGGACATTCTCGTCGATATCCGTGAGATCGACCTGTCCACACGGCTCCTCGGGGTGCCCATGTCCTGGCCGGTAGCTGTCGCCCCCATGGGTGGTCTGATCCTCTTCCATCCGCACGGCGACCTCGAGATGGCCCGAGGCGCCGCCCAGGGCGACACGCTCCAGTTCCTATCGGGCGCGGCGGGCTGGACGGTGGAGGACGTGGCCAAGGCGAGCGCCGGGCCCAAGATGTTCCAGCTCTATCATCACGGCGACCGCGCCTGGGTCGCCAACCTCCTCGCGCGCGTCGAGGCTACCGGCTATCACGCGGTGGTCTTGACCGTCGACGTGCAGGTCTATGGCCGACGCGAGCGCGATATCGTCCACCGCTTCAACCCGCGCGAGGCCATGTCGCACGCGCCCAACCCGCGGGGACCCGACGGCAGCTATCCGGAGCGCCTGACGTGGGACGACGTGGCGTGGCTCAAGAAGACGACGCGGCTGCCCATCGGCATCAAGGGCATCATGACCGTGCGCGATGCCCAGCGTGCCGTCGAGGCGGGCGTGGAGCTGATCTGGGTGTCCAACCATGGCGGCCGCCAGCTCGACCATACCCAGGCCGCCATCGACGCCCTGCCCGCGATCGCGGACGCGGTGGCGGGGGCGGTCCCCATCGTGGTGGACGGCGGCTTCGATCGTGGCACGGCCGTGCTCAAGGGCCTGGCCCTCGGGGCCACCGTGGTGGCGGCGGGCCGCGCGATCCTCTGGGGCCTGGCCGCCGACGGCGCGGCCGGCGTGGCCTGCGCGCTGGGGATTCTCCGCCGCGAGCTCCGCACGACCATGGCCCTCTGCGGCCAGACGAGCGTCAAGGGCTTGAGCTCCGACCTCATCTCCCGCGTCGACTGA
- a CDS encoding NIPSNAP family protein: MMYELRTYHAMPGRLPDLNRRFAEITLDFFKKHGIEVVGFWTNELGGSSDQLIYMLAYESLADREKKWSAFVTDKERLAKFAETEKNGPLVARLTAQMLRPTPYSPMK, from the coding sequence ATGATGTACGAGCTCCGCACCTACCACGCCATGCCCGGCCGGCTGCCCGATCTCAATCGGCGCTTCGCCGAGATCACCCTGGACTTCTTTAAGAAGCACGGCATCGAAGTCGTCGGCTTCTGGACCAATGAGCTCGGCGGCTCCTCCGACCAGCTCATCTACATGCTGGCCTACGAGAGCCTCGCCGATCGCGAGAAGAAGTGGAGCGCCTTCGTCACCGACAAGGAGCGGCTCGCCAAGTTCGCGGAGACGGAGAAGAACGGGCCCCTGGTGGCGCGACTCACCGCGCAGATGCTCAGGCCCACGCCCTATTCGCCGATGAAGTAG
- a CDS encoding glutamine--tRNA ligase/YqeY domain fusion protein encodes MTEQPKPSNFVREIIEEHNRTGRFGGKVITRFPPEPNGYLHIGHAKAICLDFGLARDYGGRCHLRFDDTNPTKESQEYVDAIMADVRWLGFDWGEHLYHASDYFEQLYQWAEELIGKGKAYVDDLSADEIRESRGTLTERGRESPHRHRSVEENLDLFRRMRAGEFPDGSKTLRAKIDMASGNINLRDPVMYRIRKATHQRTGDTWCIYPMYDWAHGQSDSLEGVTHSLCTLEYEDHRPLYDWYLDALGIYHPQQIEFARLNLSHTVMSKRKLLRLVEGGHVSGWDDPRMPTLAGLSRRGYTPESLRDFCDRIGVAKSDNTVELALLEHCVREDLNKRAERRMAVLRPLKLIVENYPEGKVEEIEAVNNPEDPSAGGRKVPFSRELWIEQDDFREFAPKKYFRLTPGAEVRLRYAYIVQCTDFKKNAAGEVIEVRCQYDPATVGGDSKGRSVKGTIHWVSAAHAAEAEVRLYETLFAKPDPDAEEDFTAALNPQSLTVLSDAKVEPALASAAAGARFQFERTGYFCVDTRDSAPGRPVFNRTVGLRDTWGKIERASS; translated from the coding sequence ATGACCGAGCAACCCAAGCCCTCGAACTTCGTCCGCGAGATCATCGAGGAGCACAACCGCACGGGCCGCTTCGGCGGCAAGGTGATCACGCGCTTCCCGCCCGAGCCGAACGGCTACCTGCACATCGGCCACGCCAAGGCCATCTGCCTCGACTTCGGCCTCGCCCGTGACTACGGCGGCCGCTGCCACCTGCGCTTCGACGACACCAACCCGACCAAGGAGAGCCAGGAGTACGTGGACGCCATCATGGCGGACGTGCGCTGGCTCGGCTTCGACTGGGGCGAGCACCTCTACCACGCCAGCGACTACTTCGAGCAGCTGTACCAGTGGGCCGAGGAGCTGATCGGCAAGGGCAAAGCGTACGTGGACGACCTCTCGGCCGACGAGATCCGCGAGTCCCGCGGCACCCTGACGGAGCGGGGGCGGGAGTCGCCGCATCGCCACCGCTCGGTAGAGGAGAACCTCGATCTGTTCCGCCGCATGCGGGCGGGCGAGTTCCCCGACGGCAGCAAGACCCTGCGCGCGAAGATCGACATGGCCTCCGGCAACATCAACCTGCGCGATCCCGTCATGTACCGGATCCGCAAGGCCACCCACCAGCGCACGGGTGACACGTGGTGCATCTACCCGATGTACGACTGGGCCCACGGCCAGTCCGATTCTCTCGAGGGCGTGACGCATTCCCTCTGCACGCTCGAGTACGAGGACCACCGTCCCCTCTACGACTGGTACCTCGACGCCCTCGGCATCTATCACCCCCAGCAGATCGAGTTCGCCCGCCTCAACCTGTCGCACACCGTGATGAGCAAGCGAAAGCTCCTGCGCCTGGTGGAGGGCGGCCACGTCAGCGGATGGGACGACCCCCGCATGCCCACCCTCGCCGGCCTGAGCCGCCGGGGCTACACTCCCGAGTCGCTACGCGATTTCTGCGACCGCATCGGCGTGGCCAAGTCCGACAACACGGTGGAGCTGGCCTTGCTCGAGCACTGCGTGCGGGAGGACCTGAACAAGCGGGCGGAGCGCCGCATGGCCGTCCTGCGCCCGCTCAAGCTCATCGTGGAGAACTACCCCGAGGGCAAGGTCGAGGAGATAGAGGCGGTCAACAACCCCGAAGACCCCTCCGCGGGCGGCCGCAAGGTGCCCTTCAGCCGCGAGCTCTGGATCGAGCAGGACGATTTCCGCGAGTTCGCTCCCAAGAAGTACTTCCGCTTGACGCCGGGGGCCGAGGTCCGCCTGCGCTACGCCTACATCGTCCAGTGCACCGATTTCAAGAAGAACGCCGCGGGCGAGGTGATCGAGGTGCGCTGCCAGTACGACCCCGCCACGGTGGGCGGCGACAGCAAAGGCCGGAGCGTCAAGGGCACCATCCACTGGGTGTCGGCCGCCCACGCCGCGGAGGCCGAGGTCCGGCTCTACGAGACGCTTTTCGCCAAGCCCGATCCGGATGCCGAGGAGGACTTCACGGCCGCCCTGAACCCCCAATCGCTGACCGTGCTGTCCGATGCCAAGGTGGAGCCGGCCCTCGCCTCCGCGGCCGCGGGCGCGCGATTCCAGTTCGAGCGCACCGGGTACTTCTGCGTGGACACGCGTGACTCGGCGCCCGGCCGTCCCGTCTTCAACCGGACGGTGGGGCTGCGGGACACGTGGGGCAAGATCGAAAGAGCCTCGAGCTAA
- a CDS encoding chromate transporter: MGRVRLSRIVRVFAWTGLTSVGGGRYAYFYESLVARRGWVKREEFVQDLTLCQLLPGPNFSNLAVALGFRLGGPGGAAWGAVALILPGALILLGLSALYFRGEFSPTMAHGLRGVAAAIVGLVFVTTGRIIPVALRTWRAVVIAAAVFLLVGVLRVNAALTIALVAPGSLWLFRPTPRSS; the protein is encoded by the coding sequence GTGGGCCGGGTGCGGCTGTCGCGGATCGTCCGCGTGTTCGCGTGGACGGGGCTCACGAGCGTGGGCGGCGGCCGCTACGCCTACTTCTACGAGTCGCTGGTGGCGCGGCGGGGCTGGGTCAAGCGCGAGGAGTTCGTTCAGGACCTGACCCTCTGCCAGCTCCTGCCCGGTCCCAACTTCTCCAATCTGGCTGTGGCCCTCGGCTTCCGGCTGGGCGGACCGGGTGGCGCGGCATGGGGCGCGGTGGCCCTCATTCTACCCGGCGCCCTCATCCTGCTCGGCCTGAGCGCGCTCTACTTTCGGGGCGAGTTCAGCCCGACCATGGCCCATGGGCTCCGGGGGGTGGCGGCGGCCATTGTCGGCCTCGTCTTCGTCACGACCGGGCGCATCATTCCCGTCGCCCTGCGCACCTGGCGCGCGGTCGTGATCGCGGCGGCGGTGTTCTTGCTGGTGGGGGTGCTCCGCGTCAATGCGGCCCTCACCATCGCGCTCGTGGCGCCCGGCAGTCTCTGGCTGTTTCGCCCGACCCCGAGATCGTCATGA
- a CDS encoding type II secretion system protein GspG, producing MRPRSAALAALLVVGPALVACQREQKAIEQDLPAARATKARADAQQIAGAVRLYQTTFGALPGSLEQLTQAQTVGGVTGGPFLARIPPPPTGWAPYAYAKQDETNFTVTSSGGGVTVSTP from the coding sequence GTGCGTCCGCGCTCGGCCGCCCTTGCCGCGCTCCTGGTTGTCGGCCCGGCCCTCGTGGCTTGCCAGCGGGAGCAGAAGGCCATCGAGCAGGATCTACCCGCGGCGCGGGCGACCAAGGCGCGCGCCGATGCGCAGCAGATCGCGGGCGCGGTGCGTCTCTATCAGACCACGTTCGGGGCGCTCCCCGGCTCCCTCGAGCAATTGACGCAGGCCCAGACGGTGGGCGGCGTCACCGGCGGGCCGTTTCTCGCTCGAATCCCCCCGCCGCCCACGGGCTGGGCGCCGTACGCATACGCGAAGCAGGACGAGACGAATTTCACCGTCACCTCCTCGGGCGGCGGCGTCACCGTGAGCACGCCATGA